A single window of Corvus hawaiiensis isolate bCorHaw1 chromosome 22, bCorHaw1.pri.cur, whole genome shotgun sequence DNA harbors:
- the LOC125337138 gene encoding uncharacterized protein LOC125337138 produces the protein MLQRCLKSCTKVTLVIYITSSVPQHPSWRCWVPSTGWGRSSPAASQQLAPESWSQESRRGTRAKKETGHGLSTATKGPQQGGTMPLCHLWGSGTAGHALEGHAGLFWPPPKGREVAAEASFPHGRRVGFSLARQRNPGLSPARRLLGVPGWAVWRSSCGRAARLQSGTHNAAPGPVCCLCPFRGPCRRSWKVPLAKPRLGGKEVGCSPGKEASWFPLCVCEACGGSRA, from the exons ATGCTCCAGCGCTGTTTGAAAAGCTGCACGAAG GTGACATTGGTTATTTATATCACGTCCTCAGTCCCACAACATCCatcctggaggtgctgggtgcCATCCACAGGATGGGGCcggagcagcccagcagcatcccagcagctggCACCGGAGAGCTGGAGCCAGGAATCCCGGAGAGGCACGAGAGCCAAGAAGGAAACGGGCCATGGGCTGTCCACTGCCACTAAAGGTCCTCAGCAAGGTGGCACGATGCCCCTCTGCCACCTGTGGGGCTCAGGGACAGCGGGACATGCCCTTGAAGGCCACGCTGGGCTTTTCTGGCCCCCCCCAAAAGGACGGGAAGTGGCGGCTGAGGCGTCATTTCCCCACGGGCGCCGTGTGGGCTTCTCCCTGGCCAGGCAGAGAAATCCTGGGCTGTCTCCTGCTCGCAGACTCCTTGGTGTCCCCGGCTGGGCCGTGTGGCGCAGTTCCTGTGGCCGAGCAGCCAGGCTCCAGAGCGGCACCCATAACGCGGCCCCCGGCCCcgtctgctgcctctgccccttTCGTGGTCCCTGCAGGCGGAGCTGGAAGGTTCCTCTGGCTAAACCCCGGCTCGGAGGGAAGGAAGTcggctgcagcccaggaaaggaAGCCAGCTGGTTTCCCTTGTGCGTCTGCGAGGCGTGCGGGGGGAGCAGGGCGTAG